GGCTTTTGCATTCtcccgtggtggtggtggttgtggtggtGGTGCAGATGGACACAGAGTCCTCTCCCTTCAGCACTTTCCTGTCCTTCAGGTATGCTTTCTTGGCTAGCTCATCGCAGCTGCCTTTGCCCGATTCCAGATCCGAGGGCGTTCTCAGCAGCTCCACCACTTCCTTGTCTTTTGCCTTTTTGCAGCAGGGACGCTTGTTGTCAGGCCATTTGGTGCAGCCATCTGTTTTCCTCGTTAATGCAATGGCAGCTATGCCCGGCAAGCAAATAGCAGGTCCTATTGCCAGGAGGGGGATGTCTCCTAGGGTCTCCCCTTTCATCCCAGAAACGGTAAACATGAAGCCAAAAACAAGGAAGACGCTGACCAAAGCCACCACTAGTCCCGTCCTAGGATTAATGTCGTCTGGTCTCATGGCTCCTCACACCATGCAGATCATCAGACCGCTCTCCTTCAAAGGCAGTGCAAAGCCGAGGAGGCTTATGAGCCTGCCTTGTAGAGCTTTCCTCTGGAGGGATTTGCTGCAATAAACACACAATAAAAAGTTTCCATAAATCAAAAGCAGATCCTGTTTCTCTTGCCACAGTCTTCCAGGGAGAAATGGGTCAATAGGGAAATCCCTTGCAGGCCCCCTAAAAATATCCCAGCGCTTCTGCCAGCCAGAGCAGGCTTCCCCGGAGTGAGGATGCTGCACCAGGCTAAAAGGGCTTGTTGTAATCTTACACGGACAGCCCCGAGGGCCTCTGAGGCTCTTTTTTGGATCCTAGGCCAGATCAGCTAAGAGGAGATGCATTAAGAGCAATTGTAGTGCATACAAAACCGAAGCAGTGAGTTATAGGGCATATGTGCGTGCATGTCAGAGACAGAGGGGGATGGACTTAGATCCTGGAAAGAGACAGAGACTCCAGGCTTCTAGTGTTACAGCAGATGAAAGAAAAGTCCAGGAACGGGCTAAGGACTGGGAGAAATGGGTCAGGGAATAGAAATGTCCCAGGGGCTTCCATCACATGGGTATGGGAGGATGCTTACTAGCCCCTCAGGGGAGTTCAAAAGTCAGCTGAGTTGTGCTGAAGTGAGCAGGTGCTCATCGGCGAGGAAAACACTGTGAATGCCTCCCAGAGCTTTGCTTTTCCAaaggggggagtggggctgtCTGCTGGTGCCACGATCCCGTTGCAAGAGAGAGTGATCGCCGCCCTTTCTGAGCCACCACACTCacaatggggcaggggcagcagatgGGCATGACCTTCGCAGGCTGCTAGCTGTGCGGAACCCTGGGCATCTTGAGTTCGTGCACCTGTGTCCCTGCAAATTCCcaccaggggtatgtgtgtgtgtgtgtgtgtccctgcaaATTCccaccaggtgtgtgtgtgtgtgtgtgtccctgaaaATTCCCacgtggggaggaggggtgtcccTGAAAATTCCtactagaggggtgtgtgtgtgtgtccctgtcccTGCAAATTCCcactagggtgtgtgtgtgtgtccctgcaaATTCCCAAGGGAGGGGGGTATTCCTGCAAATTCTCACTAGAGTCTGCGAATTCTGCTTGAGTATGATCCCTCAGCCTGTTTCTTTAAGTGCAGCTCAGATCCgagatcccccccccccagctggttAGTTTTCAAACCGACGAGCAGGAGCCAAGGGGTCGCTCAGCTGCACCCCGCGTGTCCCCCTCGGccccagcagaggtgaggtgctgACAGCCCGCCGCGATCCCCGGGCAGACGCGCCGGGGGCAGACGAAGAGGAGCGCGCCCCGCACGCTCGCTCCCTGGGAGGCCAAGCCAGCCGGGCGGCGCGGGGCGCTGCCCCC
This genomic interval from Gopherus evgoodei ecotype Sinaloan lineage chromosome 6, rGopEvg1_v1.p, whole genome shotgun sequence contains the following:
- the TMEM215 gene encoding transmembrane protein 215, whose amino-acid sequence is MRPDDINPRTGLVVALVSVFLVFGFMFTVSGMKGETLGDIPLLAIGPAICLPGIAAIALTRKTDGCTKWPDNKRPCCKKAKDKEVVELLRTPSDLESGKGSCDELAKKAYLKDRKVLKGEDSVSICTTTTTTTTTGECKSLIKRVDQDEMLRYLETCYPEMPGNVLVGEGPIYSALEKKNFPPWDSAACPDTEDNIFVAPKDSIIVCSYKENSPYDRYCCYINPTGVSPDHETIV